Proteins encoded in a region of the Bactrocera dorsalis isolate Fly_Bdor unplaced genomic scaffold, ASM2337382v1 BdCtg043, whole genome shotgun sequence genome:
- the LOC105228962 gene encoding uncharacterized protein LOC105228962 gives MRKYHQLLLVIISCISIIVLLTYKSENSRLKDVLSAVHFFSRKDADELRLLNNFTAAEDDIINFNRPLPVWQLIGDSFHAYASYYQRNDLVPSGGEVLTLVTGKTGAAVNFRCKAHYDDGRDIQGKFRFQHLNQEDNIDVAFTNYVFYCRLKNDLGEPNSIVYTDLTGDGSNTNRKLRLRFVKSAQGSNVPQTQVAICMDLVSFNMSSSFGKSYSKLIEFFIHHYVVGVNQFIVYNGDELTELILQKLMKHKNIHLQSLPFNFPFAHNKNNTSNLRELIKTDCLLRSMHKAKYVTLLEPNEFLFPNAKLSDDNSVLYSLNSYSTSETIYELQTYSVCMDGKNELLSNNSFYDPEVVQPHKINIFRPVVPSSSTSSTTNLAPSLAFAHRYTDCVHVGNDGLHMLQNLLRQDFMNNLIKIRKEVRELMYN, from the coding sequence TTAAAAGATGTTCTAAGTGCTGTGCACTTCTTTAGCCGCAAGGATGCGGATGAATTGCGATTACTGAATAACTTCACAGCAGCGGAGGACGACATCATTAATTTTAATCGACCATTGCCAGTTTGGCAGCTGATAGGAGACTCGTTTCATGCATACGCCTCTTATTATCAACGCAATGATCTTGTGCCTTCCGGCGGAGAAGTTTTAACGCTTGTAACCGGTAAAACAGGAGCAGCAGTAAATTTTCGCTGTAAAGCACATTACGACGATGGGCGCGATATTCAAGGCAAATTCCGATTTCAACACTTGAATCAAGAAGATAACATAGATGTTGCATTTAcgaattatgtattttattgcCGTCTTAAAAATGACTTAGGAGAACCAAATAGCATAGTTTATACCGATCTGACTGGTGATGGCAGTAATACAAATCGCAAGTTACGTTTACGTTTTGTAAAAAGTGCACAAGGAAGTAATGTACCACAAACACAGGTGGCCATTTGCATGGATTTGGTCTCCTTTAATATGAGCAGTAGTTTCGGCAAAAGTTATTCGAAATTAATTGAATTCTTTATACATCATTATGTTGTTGGCGTCAACCAGTTTATCGTTTACAATGGTGATGAACTAACcgaattaattttacaaaagcttatgaaacataaaaatatacatttacaatCGTTGCCTTTCAATTTCCCATTTgcacacaacaaaaataatacatctAATTTGCGTGAACTCATTAAGACAGATTGCTTACTGCGTAGCATGCACAAAGCAAAATATGTTACTTTGCTAGAACCAAACGAATTTTTGTTTCCAAATGCCAAACTAAGTGACGACAATTCAGTACTTTATTCATTGAATTCATATAGTACATCTGAGACTATATATGAGTTACAAACttactcagtttgtatggatgGAAAGAATGAACTACTTTCAAATAATAGCTTTTATGATCCGGAAGTGGTGCAGCCACACAAGATAAACATTTTCAGACCTGTGGTCCCTTCTTCCTCTACAAGTAGTACTACTAATTTGGCTCCGTCATTAGCTTTTGCTCATAGATACACCGACTGCGTACATGTGGGAAATGATGGCCTACATATGTTGCAAAACTTGCTGCGTCAAGATTTCatgaataatttaattaaaattagaaaagaaGTACGAGAATTAATGTATAATTAA
- the LOC105228963 gene encoding NSFL1 cofactor p47: MSNNDELIAQFIEISGGDENVARFYLASSNWSLEDALSNFLGNQVDGEGVNDEQPTERNSGGANIEPAPTNSSSRVRSETGAADSFTKKSSDKPKVATLNDMTKRTSNEEEGQAFYAGGSERSGQQVLGPPKRKNFREQLTDMFRMAQEHNTGESASTSTGQSTSGAVQWGQGVRLGMTDTDHSVVGSQQDDANATGEKRPIVVLKLWSQGFSIDDGELRLYDDPENKEFLETVMRGEIPHELFEMGWVVNVDVEDHRHEDYKRKTVPPKFKGSGHTLGSPTPNVEGAASTAPASNTAKSTTAVNVKEDESAAKANLKIDSSQPTTTLQIRLADGSRLTAQFNLNHTVADIHRYIINARPQYAEGNFRLVSSFPTRELTDEAATIELAGLKNASIMQRLN; the protein is encoded by the exons ATGTCTAACAACGATGAATTGATCGcacaatttattgaaataagcGGTGGAGATGAAAATGTCGCCAGATTTTATTTAGCTAGTTCCAATTGGTCGCTAGAG GATGCACTTTCCAATTTTCTTGGCAATCAAGTTGATGGAGAGGGTGTAAACGATGAACAACCAACTGAAAGAAATTCAGGTGGAGCGAATATTGAACCAGCACCTACAAATTCAAGTAGTCGGGTGCGATCAGAAACCGGTGCCGCAGACAGTTTTACTAAGAAAAGCTCAGATAAGCCAAA AGTAGCAACACTAAATGATATGACAAAGCGTACATCTAACGAGGAAGAGGGACAAGCGTTTTATGCTGGTGGTTCCGAACGTTCAGGCCAGCAAGTTTTAGGACCACCAAAACGTAAAAATTTCCGCGAACAGTTAACTGACATGTTTCGAATGGCACAGGAACACAACACCGGCGAATCTGCTAGTACTTCAACCGGTCAATCAACTTCTGGTGCTGTACAATGGGGTCAAGGTGTACGGTTGGGCATGACCGATACAGACCATTCCGTCGTAGGTTCGCAACAGGATGATGCTAATGCAACGGGAGAGAAGAGACCTATTGTTGTGCTGAAATTATGGAGCCAAGGATTCTCTATTGATGATGGTGAACTACGTCTATATGATGACCCCGAAAATAAAGAGTTCTTAGAAACTGTCATGCGTGg TGAAATACCTCACGAATTATTTGAAATGGGATGGGTTGTTAATGTTGACGTGGAGGATCATCGCCACGAGGATTACAAAAGGAAAACAGTCCCACCAAAATTTAAGGGTTCCGGTCACACACTGGGAAG TCCCACACCAAACGTTGAAGGAGCAGCATCAACAGCACCAGCTTCAAATACTGCAAAATCAACAACAGCTGTTAATGTTAAAGAGGATGAAAGTGCCGCTAAAGCAAACCTTAAGATTGATTCTTCTCAGCCAACAACGACGTTACAAATACGTCTAGCTGACGGTTCTCGTTTAACCGCCCAATTCAATCTCAATCACACTGTTGCTGATATACATCGCTACATTATTAA TGCCAGACCACAATATGCGGAGGGTAATTTTAGGTTAGTGTCCTCATTCCCAACCCGAGAACTTACGGATGAAGCTGCAACGATTGAACTAGCTGGTCTAAAGAATGCGTCAATAATGCAGCGACTGAACTAA